In Chthoniobacterales bacterium, the genomic window GACGACGATTTTACCGTCCGCAACCAGGAGGAAATCGCCGCCGCCCAAACCGCTACCACTGAGACGATGACCGCATTGCTCGCGGGCGTGGCGGTGATTTCGCTGGTGGTCGGCGGGATCGGCATCATGAACATCATGCTGGTGAGCGTGACGGAGCGGACGCGCGAGATCGGCACGCGCATGGCCGTCGGCGCGCACGGGCGCGACATCCTCACCCAGTTCCTAATCGAAGCGATCACGCTGAGCGTCATCGGCGGGATCATCGGTATTATCCTCGGAATTGTATCGGCGAAAATCCTGGCCGCGGTGAAGAATTGGCCATCGCTGATCTCGCCCGGATCCATCGTGATCGCGTTTGTAGTCAGCGCGGCGGTCGGCGTGTTTTTCGGATTTTACCCGGCGCGCAAAGCCGCCCGGCTCGATCCGATCGACGCCCTCCGCTACGAATAAAATTCGCTGGTAGGGACGGCGCGCTGCGCCGTCCGCCCGTCGGGAGTTGCCGCGTTGTTGATTCAACGGACGGCGCAGCGCGCCGTCCCTACCAATCATATTGAGAGCATTGCCTACTTCGGATTGCGAATCCGGCGGGAGGGGACCCATTCGTCCCATTTCGCTTCGTACTCAGTGTAGTGGATGAGGTGCACGCCATCCTTGGCCTGCAAGACCGTCGCCGGATACCAGCGCTTTTTCCAAAGCACTTCCACCTTCGCGCCGGTCGCATAGCGGACCGGTTTGATCGGTTGTAGATCTTCCGGCGCGACCCACGTGTCTTCGTCGTCTTCGTAGCCGATGAAATGAATCTTTAGCTTCTCATCCCGGACGTCGATAACCCGGCAGGCGTACCAATCTTCGTCGGCGTCCCGCGCTTTCGCCCGTTCGCCGACCCTCGGGTTGGCGAGAGGTTTCGCCGTGGCCAGGACAATTTCCGGCGAAAACTCTTTCGTATGCGCGAAGGTGGAACGCTGTTCTTCGGCTGCGTTCATGTCCGCCTCCACGTGGGCGGCGAATTCCGCCAGCGTAACCGTGCCGTCATGATTGAGATCGACATAGGAAATGCCGCGCCACGCGTCCAGCAGCGCTTCCGTGAAAGTCCAATGCTCGGTTGAGGATTCGCTGGCCGCCGAAGAAGTCACGCAGGCGTAAGCCGGACCGCTCGCTTGCTTCGTGATGGCCAGGCCGGCCTGGCCCGAATAACAACAATCGATAAACCAGAGAACGTGTTTGCATTTGCTGCTCTGGATTTTCCCCGGGATCGAATTAATCGACCATCCTTCGACTTCATCATCGCCTGCGTCGTAGGAAGCCAGAAAAACATCGTTGCCGTCATCCGATTTGGAGCCGTGGCCCGCGTAATAGACGATGAGAAGATCGTCCGGGCTTAATTTCTTCAGTTGCGCCGTGAACGCGTCGTCGATCCGTATTTGCCTGGCTTGTTTGTCCTGTAGATAAACAATCTGGGATTCGGGGACGCCGCTCTGTTTGAAGAAATTTACCAGCGCTTCATCCCGGCGGTTTTTCACCGGGAACGAGCCAAACATCTCGGAATGTTTCCAGCTCAGGACGCCGACGACGAACACCCAGGTCTTTTGCGGCTGCCAACCCAGCTCTTTGGCGCGACTAATCGGCGAAGAGCAAAAAAATGCGAGCAGCAGCAACGGAAACAGCGTTCGGCTTTTCATTTTCGCGGCATCCTAGCCAAGGGAGGCGCGGGATTCCAGCAGACTTGACCGTTCGAAGCGGTCGGGGACGTTCAAGGATGAATCGCTTTCAGCAGCTCGTCGCCGCCGCGAAGAAGAACATTACCGAGGTCTCACCGGCGGAAGCGCAAGCCCAGAGCGAGCGCGGTGACGCTCTTCTGATCGACGTCCGTGAAGGAGAGGATTGGCGCGAAGATCACGCGAAAAACGCGAAACATCTCGAGCGCGACATTATCGAACTGGAAATCGAAGAGCAGATCCCCGATCTGAAAACACCGATCATCTGCTACTGCGGCGGCGGGAGCCGGTCCGCCCTCGTCGCGGAGAGTCTGCAAAAAATGGGATACGAGAATGTGCGATCGATGGCCGGCGGTTTTCGCGCGTGGCAAGAGAGCGGTTTGCCGAGTTCGGATTAGTGAATGGTGACTGGTGATCAGTGAATGGAATAGCCCATTCACCAGTCACTGATCACCATTCACATTCCCTTAGCCGCCGACCGCCTGATAATGCCCAAGCCCGCGTTTCCACATGTAGCGAGCGACGCTCCAGGTGACAAAGAGCCATCCAGCCTGGATCGCCAGGGCCTGGCCCATCTCGGCGCCGCGGAGGCGTTCCATGAAAATGGCGATCGGACAGAAAAGTTCGTAGTAAAAGGGGAGCCATTTTAGCGCGGCCTGGATCGCGGCTGGCATGATGTCCACCGGAAACATCTGGCCGCCGAGGAAGTATTCGAACGAGTAAACGATGAAGACGATCGTGGAAATCTCCAGAATCCAGAAGGCGAAGAGCGCGATGGTGTAGGTGATGAAGAACTGAATCAGCGCGGACATGATCAGCGAAAGAAGCGCGCAAAAGTAAGTCAGGGCGTTGGAAGGAAGCACCAGGTAATCGCGGAAATAGAAGAGGATCAGGGCGACTGGCGGAATGGTGACGGCCGTGAAAACAAGGCGGCCGCTCAGGAAAATGCTGAAACGGTAAGCGAGGTAACTGAGGGGCTTGGTCAGGAAAGAATTGATCTGGCCTTCCCGGATGTCGGCCGAGATTTGCCATTCGTCTTCGGTCGGCGTGACCAGGTTCGAGACAACGATGGTCAGCAGGTAATAATAGATCATCGAGCCGTAGGTGTAGCCGTGCATACCGCCGCCCGGTTCGCGGAAAACGGCCCGCCAAAGAAACACGGTGCCCGCCAGCGGGATCAGGCCGAAGACCGCGCGCAGAAAATAGTTCCAGCGGTAAACGAACGTGTTCTGAAGACCGAGATTAAAAACGGTGAGGTATTTCTTCACGATCAGGTGTCCGTCACTTTTCTTAGGGCACGATTGTGAAAGTAGGAAAGGAAAACGAGCGCGCAAACAGCGCCGATCAGCGCCCAAAACATATCCGACTGGGTGTCCCAGACATCGCCCTGGCTGCCGAGGAATTGGTTTGCGGCACTGCCAGCGACTAGCGCCGCCCACCATTCCAGGAGCTCATAAAACGCGCTGATTCCCATGCAGATCGAGATCACGAGGTAGGGGATCCATTTTTTCCGTCGAACCACGTCGAGCCGAATAATTACCTCGCGAGCGGCGATCGCCGGAACCAAGCCCTGCATCAGATGGCCGAGGCGATCATAATGGTTGCGCTGCCAGCCGAAGATCGGACGGAGCCAATCGAATAGCGGCACCTGGGCGTAGGTGTAATGGCCGCCCACGCAAAGCACGCAGATGTGGAGAGCGATGAGGACGTAGCAAAACGTGGTGAGCCGAAACCGCCGATAGGTCGCGGCCAGGAGGACAATGGCGACGAGTCCGGGCGACGTTTCCAACCACCAGGTAAGGCGATCATAAGGCCGCCAGGCCGACCAGCCGATCACGGCCGCGACCAACAGGAGAAGCGCGAGATGAAGGCGCCGAGGCTCTTTAGTCATGAGGACGGTTACTTTTGCGAGCCAACTCCACCGCCAGATTAATCGCGACGATCATGCTATCGGGGCGGGCTAGGTTTTTGCCGGCGATCTCAAAAGCCGTCCCGTGATCGGGGCTCGTGCGCGGGAAGGGGAGGCCGAGGGTCACATTCACCCCTTCGTGGAAAGCGTGCAGCTTCAAGGGGATGAGGCCCTGGTCGTGATACATGCAGAGGACGCCGTCCCAGTCGCCGTTAGCGGCGTGGTGGAAAACGGTGTCCGGGGAAAAGGGGCCGCGGATGATTGCAGATTTCCCTTCGGCTTGCTCAGGGCCTTGAGCCAGTCGAGACGGCAGATTCCAGGGCGTAAAAGCCCCGTGGGGGCCACGCCCCTTCACGGGGATTGCAGATTGGAGTTCCTCGATGGCGGGCGCGATTATTTCGGCTTCTTCGCTGCCTAGCGCGCCGGATTCACCTGCGTGGGGATTGAGGCCGGCAACCGCGATGCGCGGACTGGCGATTCCCCGGCGACGGAGAAAATCCAGGAGGAGCAGACCGACCCGAACGATTTCCTCGGTTTTCAAGGAGCCCGGGACCTCACGCAACGGAAGGTGAACGGTTACGAGCGCCACGGTGAGTTTCCTGCCGGTGAGGAGCATCGCGAAATTGCTGACGCTACATCGGTCGGCGAAAAACTCGGTCTGGCCGGGGAAACGGAAACCGATGTCGTACATTCGTGCCTTGTTAATTGGACCCGTGACAATGGCGTGGATTTCACCGCGGAGAGCGAGCTGAACGCCTTCCTCGAGGGCCTGCAAGGCGGACCGGGCCGTTTCCTGGG contains:
- a CDS encoding Tudor-knot domain-containing protein, which translates into the protein MKSRTLFPLLLLAFFCSSPISRAKELGWQPQKTWVFVVGVLSWKHSEMFGSFPVKNRRDEALVNFFKQSGVPESQIVYLQDKQARQIRIDDAFTAQLKKLSPDDLLIVYYAGHGSKSDDGNDVFLASYDAGDDEVEGWSINSIPGKIQSSKCKHVLWFIDCCYSGQAGLAITKQASGPAYACVTSSAASESSTEHWTFTEALLDAWRGISYVDLNHDGTVTLAEFAAHVEADMNAAEEQRSTFAHTKEFSPEIVLATAKPLANPRVGERAKARDADEDWYACRVIDVRDEKLKIHFIGYEDDEDTWVAPEDLQPIKPVRYATGAKVEVLWKKRWYPATVLQAKDGVHLIHYTEYEAKWDEWVPSRRIRNPK
- a CDS encoding rhodanese-like domain-containing protein, which codes for MNRFQQLVAAAKKNITEVSPAEAQAQSERGDALLIDVREGEDWREDHAKNAKHLERDIIELEIEEQIPDLKTPIICYCGGGSRSALVAESLQKMGYENVRSMAGGFRAWQESGLPSSD
- a CDS encoding ABC-2 family transporter protein; protein product: MKKYLTVFNLGLQNTFVYRWNYFLRAVFGLIPLAGTVFLWRAVFREPGGGMHGYTYGSMIYYYLLTIVVSNLVTPTEDEWQISADIREGQINSFLTKPLSYLAYRFSIFLSGRLVFTAVTIPPVALILFYFRDYLVLPSNALTYFCALLSLIMSALIQFFITYTIALFAFWILEISTIVFIVYSFEYFLGGQMFPVDIMPAAIQAALKWLPFYYELFCPIAIFMERLRGAEMGQALAIQAGWLFVTWSVARYMWKRGLGHYQAVGG
- a CDS encoding DUF2238 domain-containing protein, whose protein sequence is MTKEPRRLHLALLLLVAAVIGWSAWRPYDRLTWWLETSPGLVAIVLLAATYRRFRLTTFCYVLIALHICVLCVGGHYTYAQVPLFDWLRPIFGWQRNHYDRLGHLMQGLVPAIAAREVIIRLDVVRRKKWIPYLVISICMGISAFYELLEWWAALVAGSAANQFLGSQGDVWDTQSDMFWALIGAVCALVFLSYFHNRALRKVTDT
- a CDS encoding 4-hydroxythreonine-4-phosphate dehydrogenase PdxA, translated to MSCRIGITLGDPASIGPEIVRAALASGRLPADAEYSIIGPALDCSLGEPTQETARSALQALEEGVQLALRGEIHAIVTGPINKARMYDIGFRFPGQTEFFADRCSVSNFAMLLTGRKLTVALVTVHLPLREVPGSLKTEEIVRVGLLLLDFLRRRGIASPRIAVAGLNPHAGESGALGSEEAEIIAPAIEELQSAIPVKGRGPHGAFTPWNLPSRLAQGPEQAEGKSAIIRGPFSPDTVFHHAANGDWDGVLCMYHDQGLIPLKLHAFHEGVNVTLGLPFPRTSPDHGTAFEIAGKNLARPDSMIVAINLAVELARKSNRPHD